CGGCCGCCCTCCTCGATCCGCTGGCGAGCGTCGTGCGCGGGCTCGCGCGCGCGCAGAGCGCGCGCGGCGGGGACGCGCGGGGGGACGTTCTCATCGCCGGCACCGGCCCGATCGCGGCGCTGCTGTTTTTTCTTTTTGAGGGGGAAAGAGGAAGAGAGAACGGGAAGCGCGGGACGCCGAGTCGTCATCGCAGGAAGGCGGGCGGAGAGACTCGCTTTCTTTGAAAGGAATATGGCAGAGGTCGCTCACATCGGGCCCTCGTCGCGCGCGGGCGGCGCCGGCGCTCCGCCTCCCGTATTCACCTTCAAAGAAATCTTCTCTTCTCTCTCTTCCTCTTCCTCAAACTCTTTTCCTCTCGTCATCGACACGACGGGCGATCCCGGCGTCATCGAGGCGCTGCCGGCGCTCGCGGCCGACGGCGGGACGGTGCTTCTCTTCGCCGGGCTGCCGGCGGGTGCGCGCGTCGCGATCGACGCCCACGCGGTTCACTACCGGGAGGTCTCGATCGTCGGCTCGTTCCACTACACGCCTCGCGAGGTGGACGAGGCGCTCGACCTGCTCTCCGGCGGCGCCATTCCCGCCGCGGAGATCGTCTCGGCCCGCCGCCCGCTTGCCGAGTGGCAGGCGGCGTTCGACCTCGCCCGCGCCGGGACGGCCCTGAAGGTCGCGGTGATCCCGTGAGGACGATGCGCGCGGCGGTCGCGCATTCCGTGGACCGGATCGAAGTCGTCACGCGCGAGGTGCCCGCGATCGGCCCGGGCGAGCTCCTCGTCGCGATGAAGGCGGTCGGGATCTGCGGCAGCGACACGACGGGCTGGTACGTCGCGACGAAGGCTCCGGCCGTCCTCGGCCACGAGCCCGCGGGCGTCGTCGCCGAGGCGGGGGAGGGCGCGGCGTTCCGGCCGGGCGACCGCGTCGTCGTCCACCACCACGCGGCGTGCGGGAAGTGCCGCTGGTGCCTCGTGGGCGAGGACGTCCAGTGCGAGGCGTGGAAGAAGAACCGCCTCGACCCGGGCGGACTCGCGGAATTCGTCCACGTGGATGCGGCCGCGGTGGCGACGGACGTGTTCCGACTGGCGGACAGCATGAGCTTCGAGGACGGCGCGCTCGCCGAGCCGGTGGCCTGCGCGGTGAAGGCCGTGCGGCGCGCGGCCATCCGCCGAGGCGACACCGTCGCCGTCATCGGCCTCGGCGCGAACGGCATCCTCCTCGGCCTCGTTGCGCGGGCCGCGGGCGCGGCGACACTCGTCGGCTGCGATCCGGACCCGCAGAGGCGGGCCCACGCGCTGCGACTTGGGTTTGATGCCGTGGGAGAGCCCGGAGAAGAATTTTCTTTGAAGGTGAAGAGGGGAGATCGCGCGGGCGCCGACGTGGTCTTCGTGCTGCCGACCAGCGAAGACGCGGTCCTTTCAGCTCTCTCGGCGGCGGGCCCGGCGGGCCGAGTCGTGTTCTATTCACCGGTCGCGCCCGGCAAGAGCTGGACGATCGAGCCGCATCTGCCTTACCTGCGCGACCTTTCAATGCTCTTCTCTTATTCCTCCGGAGCGCGGGATCTTCGCGAGGCTTTGTCGCTCATCGAGCGCGGCGTCGTGAAGGCCTCCGATCTCGTGACGCACCGCGTGCCGCTCGAGGACGCCGCCGAGGCGTTCCGGCTCGCGCGCCGGGGCGGCGACGTCCTCAAGGTGATGGTGACGATCTGAAGAAGAAGCGGCTCGACGTCCTCCTCGTCGAGCGCGGCCTCGCCCCGTCGCGCGCGCGCGCCGAGGCCCTCATCCTCGCCGGGCGCGTCGCGGTCGCCGGGAAGGAGAGGGTGAAGCCCGGGACGCCCGTCGACGACGCTGCAGAGGTCTCCGTCGGCGAGCCCGAGCACCCGTGGGTCTCGCGCGGGGGCGTCAAGCTCGCCTCCGGCCTGACTCACTTCGGGATCGATCCCGCGGGGCGCGTCTGCCTGGACGTCGGCGCGTCCACCGGGGGGTTCACGGACGTGCTCCTCGCGCGGGGGGCCGCGCGGGTCTACGCGGTCGACGTCGGATGGGGGCAGCTCCACGCGAAGCTGCGCGGCGACCCGCGCGTGGTCCTCAGGGAAAGGGTAAACGCGCGGCTCCTGTCGCGCACCGAGGTCCCCGAGGAGCCGTCCCTCCTCGTCGGAGATCTCTCCTTCATCTCGCTGACGCTCGTCCTGCCGGCGGCCGTTCCGCTCCTCGCGCCGTCGGCGGACGTCCTCGTCCTCGTCAAGCCGCAGTTCGAGGCGGAACGCGGGGAGGTCGGGCGAGGCGGGATCGTCCGCGACGAGGCCGTCCGGGCCCGCGCGGTCGCCCGCGTCGAGGCTTCGGCCGCGGCGCTGGGCCTCGTGCCCCGCGGCGCCGTGCCGTCGCCGATCACGGGCGCCGACGGCAACGTGGAATACCTCGCCGCGTTCCGGAGGAATCCCGCTACACTTTCGGGGTGACGGTCCGAAAGAGGAGCGCCTCGCGCGTGCGCCGGGTGGGCCTCGTCACCCGGTATACGAGCCAGGACGCGCTCGAGCTCTCCCGCAAGCTGGATCGCCGCCTCACGAAGCGCGGCTACGAGGTCGTGCACGACCTCGAGTCCTCCGCGGCCCGCGAGGTCGATGGCGGCGTGGCGCGGACGGAGATCGCGCGCGCCGTCGACCTCCTCGTGACGCTCGGCGGCGACGGCACCCTTCTCTCGGTCGCCCGCCATCCCGCGCCGAACGTGCCCATCCTCGGGATCGACATCGGGACGCTCGGGTTTCTCACGACCTGCAGCCCCGGTGACTGCGACGAGATTCTCGAGGACGCGCTCGCGGGAACCGCGCGCCTCGAGGAGCGGCGTCTCCTCTCGGTGTCCGTGGCGGAAGGGCGCCGCCCGGCGCGGACGTATCGCGTCGTGAACGACGCCGTCCTCGGCAAGTCCGCGCTCGCGCGCATCGCGGCGATCCGCGTCGACGTGGACGGCCGGACGGTCTCGCGCTACCGGGGCGACGGGCTCATCGTCTCGACGCCGACGGGCTCGACCGCCTACAACCTCTCGGCCGGCGGCCCGATTCTCGAGCCGACGATGCCGGCCCTCGTCCTGTCGCCCATCTGCCCCCACACCTTGTCGCTCCGCCCGCTCGTCCTGCCGGACTCCGTCCGACTCGACCTGCGCGTCGAGGAGGACGCGACGGGAGTCTTCCTGACGCTCGACGGGCAGGAGGGGTTCCCCGTGAGCGCCGCGACGCGCATTTCAATCTCCCGCGCGCGGGAAACCGTCTCGCTCGTTCGGGCCTCGGCGGGCTCCTTCTGGGACGTCCTGGCGGGGAAGCTCTCGTTCGGCGGCGAGCGGGACAACGCGTCGCGCTAGCGAGGGGAGATGGCCCGGCGACCGATCCCGACCCTCCCGCAACTCTCCCTCACGCAGGTTCGTCTCGTCCGGCTCTTCACCCTGCTTCTCCTTTTTTCGGTTCTCGTCCTGTACGCCGTGTTCCGGTCGCACCGCTTCCAGGACGCGATGCGGCGCAAGACGGAGAGGCTCGTCGAGGCTCAGATCGGGCGGAAGGTGTCGATCGGGGGCTTCGACCTCGCGCTCCTCCCGTTCTCGTTCCTCGTGCGCGACGTCTCGATCGCGAACGACCGCCGGTCGCTCGCGGGGCCGCTCTTCTCGGCGGCCGAGATCGAGATCCGGGGAATCCCGGCGATCACGAGCAACCGGATCGAAATCTCGAAGCTGCGGGTGGTCGCGCCGCGCCTCGTCATCGAGGTGTTTCCGGACGGCTCGACGAACGTGGACCCGATCCTCCGGGCGCTGCGCGGGGGCGGCGGCGGGGGCAAG
This sequence is a window from Acidobacteriota bacterium. Protein-coding genes within it:
- a CDS encoding zinc-binding dehydrogenase; the protein is MAEVAHIGPSSRAGGAGAPPPVFTFKEIFSSLSSSSSNSFPLVIDTTGDPGVIEALPALAADGGTVLLFAGLPAGARVAIDAHAVHYREVSIVGSFHYTPREVDEALDLLSGGAIPAAEIVSARRPLAEWQAAFDLARAGTALKVAVIP
- a CDS encoding alcohol dehydrogenase catalytic domain-containing protein; translation: MRTMRAAVAHSVDRIEVVTREVPAIGPGELLVAMKAVGICGSDTTGWYVATKAPAVLGHEPAGVVAEAGEGAAFRPGDRVVVHHHAACGKCRWCLVGEDVQCEAWKKNRLDPGGLAEFVHVDAAAVATDVFRLADSMSFEDGALAEPVACAVKAVRRAAIRRGDTVAVIGLGANGILLGLVARAAGAATLVGCDPDPQRRAHALRLGFDAVGEPGEEFSLKVKRGDRAGADVVFVLPTSEDAVLSALSAAGPAGRVVFYSPVAPGKSWTIEPHLPYLRDLSMLFSYSSGARDLREALSLIERGVVKASDLVTHRVPLEDAAEAFRLARRGGDVLKVMVTI
- a CDS encoding TlyA family RNA methyltransferase, which encodes MKKKRLDVLLVERGLAPSRARAEALILAGRVAVAGKERVKPGTPVDDAAEVSVGEPEHPWVSRGGVKLASGLTHFGIDPAGRVCLDVGASTGGFTDVLLARGAARVYAVDVGWGQLHAKLRGDPRVVLRERVNARLLSRTEVPEEPSLLVGDLSFISLTLVLPAAVPLLAPSADVLVLVKPQFEAERGEVGRGGIVRDEAVRARAVARVEASAAALGLVPRGAVPSPITGADGNVEYLAAFRRNPATLSG
- a CDS encoding NAD(+)/NADH kinase produces the protein MTVRKRSASRVRRVGLVTRYTSQDALELSRKLDRRLTKRGYEVVHDLESSAAREVDGGVARTEIARAVDLLVTLGGDGTLLSVARHPAPNVPILGIDIGTLGFLTTCSPGDCDEILEDALAGTARLEERRLLSVSVAEGRRPARTYRVVNDAVLGKSALARIAAIRVDVDGRTVSRYRGDGLIVSTPTGSTAYNLSAGGPILEPTMPALVLSPICPHTLSLRPLVLPDSVRLDLRVEEDATGVFLTLDGQEGFPVSAATRISISRARETVSLVRASAGSFWDVLAGKLSFGGERDNASR